The segment CTGAAGCTGTTGTGTTGTGGTTTAAATGCTTGGGAATTGATTGACTTTGTCTGTCTGTGACTGGGATGCACAAGTTTGGCTCAGTTGTGCCTTAAGAGAAAACAGTGAAAACATTGATGTAAactcccattcaaaagtttgcatgTAAGTGTGTAAATTAACACTGATTTCTCTACTGGGCAGGATGAAGAATTATCTCAGTGACCAGGTTCATCTGATGTGTTACCGGATCTGTGTAAGAGCCCTCACGGCCATCATCACCTACCATGATAGGtactgacacacaaacactgccATATGCCAATATTAAACACTATTAAAGATCTCTATGCCTGCTTTTACTTTCAATATTTCTTAGTATCcacgtgactttttttttttttttccttaaagtgAAAATAAACCCAAAAATGGAGGAATCTGTGTGGCCAATCACACCTCACCTATCGACGTCATCATTCTGGCCAGTGACGGGTGCTACGCTATGGTAGTGTGACATATGTGTTGATGATTTAGATTCAGTGTTGATATTGAATGCATGAACTCGGTTTCTGTGTGAATCAGGTGGGTCAGGTCCATGGGGGTCTGATGGGGGTCATCCAGAGGGCGATGGTGAAGGCCTGTCCTCACATCTGGTTTGAGAGGTCTGAAGTGAGGGaccgacacctagtggccaaACGGTAGCACTGCATTTCCCTCACATATACAGTATTCAACTCCTGCAGTTATGATTTGTACATTTCTGTGTGTCACAATCAAGCtgatttaattgttttagattaaGTGACCACGTTGCAGACACGAGCAAACTACCAATCCTCATATTCCCAGAGGGTGAGTGTTAAAACTGCTTATGTTACCATTTCGTACTGAAGTATATGTGAAATAAATACACCGTTTTGTCATTTCTAAAGGAACTTGTATTAACAACACTTCAGTCATGATGTTCAAGAAGGGAAGCTTTGAGATCAGCTGCACTGTTTACCCCGTCGCTATAAAGGTTAGAACAGCCTCCTTTCTCTCTTATGTGCTGGCTTTGTtgtttataaagtgttttaaattcCTCTTGCTGTTATTTTGGCAGTATGACCCTCGTTTTGGTGATGCGTTCTGGAACAGCAGCAAGTTTGGGATGGTGAACTACCTGCTGCACATGATGAGCAGTTGGGCCATAGTGTGTAGCGTCTGGTACCTTCCACCAATGAGCCGCATGGTGAGTGcaaagttttgtttttcttttcaaatctTTGAGACTATTTTTGAGCATGTCGGTCGGTCGGTCACTCATTCACCATATTTAGGTGagtttaaaattcatatttttacaggCTGGGGAGGACGCTGTGCAGTTTGCCAATAGGGTCAAAGCAGCCATCGCTAGAAAGGGAGGACTGGCAGACTTGTTATGGTGAGTTCCCATATTAAAGAGTGTTCAACTCACAAGTCACCAGAAAAGATGTGCGTTGACATTTTGGAATGACGTGAAGCGTTTGTGTTTTGCATGTTCGCAGGGATGGTGGTTTAAAACGAGGGAAAGTTAAAGAAGTTTTCAAGGAGGAGCAGCAGAAACTTTATAGCAAGGTTTTAGTGGGCAGCAGTGAAGACCGCAGTCGCTCTTGAAGAGATGCAGCTGTCTGCTTGACTTTACACATGCTGCTCGGTGCTCACAGCGAGAGTCTGGACCCTCAGCGGATGCAGTGCGGCCCTAAACTGGCCCCTTCCTGATCCTGCTCAGACTGAACTGATTAAGTCATTGTGAGTTGGAGGGAAAACTGTGTTGCCAGACCCTCAACCCACTGCTGTGCCTCAGCTTTTGCAACATTGCACGAAAG is part of the Carassius auratus strain Wakin chromosome 10, ASM336829v1, whole genome shotgun sequence genome and harbors:
- the LOC113110289 gene encoding glycerol-3-phosphate acyltransferase 4-like isoform X1, translated to MESYLFPFDSLIYMLLGISFTVWFTLLLVFIIVPAIFGVSFGIRRLYMKSLIKLFEWATLRMERGAKEKNQHLYKPYSNGIIAKEPVSLEQEIQEMKRGGAEPEFEMSDIFYFCRRGVESIVDDEVTKRFTAEELESWNLLTRSNYNFHHISTRLTALWGVGVLIRYGFLLPLRVTLAFTGVGLLVVLTSIVGLLPNGRMKNYLSDQVHLMCYRICVRALTAIITYHDSENKPKNGGICVANHTSPIDVIILASDGCYAMVGQVHGGLMGVIQRAMVKACPHIWFERSEVRDRHLVAKRLSDHVADTSKLPILIFPEGTCINNTSVMMFKKGSFEISCTVYPVAIKYDPRFGDAFWNSSKFGMVNYLLHMMSSWAIVCSVWYLPPMSRMAGEDAVQFANRVKAAIARKGGLADLLWDGGLKRGKVKEVFKEEQQKLYSKVLVGSSEDRSRS
- the LOC113110289 gene encoding glycerol-3-phosphate acyltransferase 4-like isoform X2; its protein translation is MIPKGKFRCSNIKCCVQVQWATLRMERGAKEKNQHLYKPYSNGIIAKEPVSLEQEIQEMKRGGAEPEFEMSDIFYFCRRGVESIVDDEVTKRFTAEELESWNLLTRSNYNFHHISTRLTALWGVGVLIRYGFLLPLRVTLAFTGVGLLVVLTSIVGLLPNGRMKNYLSDQVHLMCYRICVRALTAIITYHDSENKPKNGGICVANHTSPIDVIILASDGCYAMVGQVHGGLMGVIQRAMVKACPHIWFERSEVRDRHLVAKRLSDHVADTSKLPILIFPEGTCINNTSVMMFKKGSFEISCTVYPVAIKYDPRFGDAFWNSSKFGMVNYLLHMMSSWAIVCSVWYLPPMSRMAGEDAVQFANRVKAAIARKGGLADLLWDGGLKRGKVKEVFKEEQQKLYSKVLVGSSEDRSRS